Proteins found in one Sorghum bicolor cultivar BTx623 chromosome 1, Sorghum_bicolor_NCBIv3, whole genome shotgun sequence genomic segment:
- the LOC8065851 gene encoding cytochrome P450 89A2, with amino-acid sequence MDATQLNRPMDATRLFLGALLLLLPAALLLLLRARGRRRLPPGPPSLPLLGSVVWLTNSPTEIEPLLRRLFERYGPVVALRIGARLFVFVADRRIAHEALVDRGAALADRPALASVRLLGENENSITRASYGPVWRLLRRNLVAETLHPSRVKLFTPARAWVRRVLVEKLGEPGPDAAPPRVVETFQYAMFCLLVLMCFGERLDEPAVRAIASAQREGLIYRSKNMQVFSFLPAVTKHLFRARLDKARELRRRVKELFVPLINARREYKKRGGEPKGETTFEHSYLDTLLDIKLHEDGDRPLTDDEICILCSEFLDAGTDTTSTGLQWIMAELVKNPAIQEKLYNEVKAAADNDKEGVSEEDVHKMPYLKAVILEALRKHPPAHFVLPHKAAEDMEIGGYLIPKGTTVNFMVAEMSRDEQEWKNPMEFSPERFLPGGDGEGVDVTGTKAIRMMPFGVGRRICAGLGIAMLHLEYFVANMVLEYEWKEVPGNEVDFAEKNEFTVVMKKPLRPRLVPRRSHLN; translated from the coding sequence ATGGACGCGACGCAACTGAACCGGCCAATGGACGCGACGCGACTCTTCCTTGgcgcgctcctcctcctcctccccgccgcgctcctcctcctgctccgcGCGCGGGGCAGGCGCCGCCTCCCACCGGGCCCGCCGTCGCTGCCGCTGCTCGGCAGCGTGGTGTGGCTCACCAACTCGCCCACCGAGATCGAGCCCCTGCTGCGGCGCCTCTTCGAGCGGTACGGCCCCGTCGTGGCGCTCCGCATCGGGGCGCGCCTCTTCGTCTTCGTCGCCGACCGCCGCATCGCGCACGAGGCGCTCGTCGACCGCGGCGCGGCGCTGGCGGACCGCCCGGCGCTCGCGTCGGTCAGGCTCCTCGGCGAGAACGAAAACAGCATCACCCGCGCCAGCTACGGGCCCGTGTGGCGCCTCCTTCGCCGCAACCTCGTCGCCGAGACGCTGCACCCGTCGCGGGTGAAGCTCTTCACGCCGGCGCGCGCGTGGGTGCGACGCGTGCTCGTCGAGAAGCTCGGCGAGCCCGGGCCCGACGCCGCGCCGCCCCGCGTCGTGGAGACGTTCCAGTACGCCATGTTCTGCCTCCTCGTGCTCATGTGCTTCGGCGAGCGCCTCGACGAGCCCGCCGTGCGCGCCATCGCTTCTGCGCAGCGGGAGGGACTCATCTACCGCTCCAAGAACATgcaagtcttctccttcttgccgGCCGTCACCAAGCACCTCTTCCGCGCTCGGCTCGATAAAGCACGGGAGCTGCGGCGGCGCGTCAAGGAGCTCTTCGTTCCGCTCATCAACGCGCGCCGGGAGTACAAGAAGCGGGGAGGCGAGCCGAAAGGGGAAACCACGTTCGAGCACTCGTACCTGGACACGCTGCTCGACATCAAGCTTCACGAGGACGGCGATCGCCCGCTCACCGACGATGAGATTTGCATCCTATGTTCCGAGTTCCTCGACGCCGGTACGGACACCACGTCCACAGGGCTGCAGTGGATCATGGCAGAGCTTGTCAAAAACCCAGCCATCCAGGAGAAGCTCTACAACGAGGTAAAGGCTGCCGCCGACAACGACAAGGAAGGGGTCTCAGAGGAGGACGTCCACAAGATGCCATACCTCAAGGCGGTgatcctcgaggccctccggaagcACCCGCCGGCCCACTTCGTGCTGCCGCACAAGGCGGCGGAGGACATGGAAATCGGCGGGTACCTGATCCCCAAGGGCACGACGGTGAACTTcatggtggccgagatgagccgGGACGAGCAGGAATGGAAGAACCCGATGGAGTTCTCTCCGGAGAGGTTCCTtcccggcggcgacggcgagggcgtGGACGTGACGGGCACCAAGGCGATCAGGATGATGCCGTTCGGCGTGGGCCGGAGGATCTGCGCCGGGCTTGGCATCGCCATGCTGCACCTGGAGTACTTCGTTGCCAACATGGTGCTAGAGTACGAGTGGAAGGAGGTGCCCGGCAATGAGGTGGACTTCGCCGAGAAGAACGAGTTCACTGTCGTCATGAAGAAGCCGCTACGCCCACGCCTTGTCCCTAGGAGGTCTCACTTGAACTAG